Proteins co-encoded in one Perca flavescens isolate YP-PL-M2 chromosome 11, PFLA_1.0, whole genome shotgun sequence genomic window:
- the si:ch211-214p13.9 gene encoding cell surface glycoprotein CD200 receptor 1-B isoform X1 — protein MKDMMICAAIIFSLSEAWSQDPALSGTNQSISVNSSTSSPEGFVVRNLAFNLGSEVNLDCSNKTWNEMMFVTWTIKLKNKECRIGYSNEGLSDDLCNDGKSLRNTTSAKSYLHIPNFSNNDVGVYKCESVYTGGNDNYLIHVNITVGPSSLSAWFEFKDNKMVAVCKAEGGKPAASISWSQPGNSSSVETASSHGFFTVESRLELLEGMDKENLSCAIRHPYWKGLRILTPINLLKKGYIPWLCILIVAVIMLLAGFLLFAHKKLKTLRRCQQTETSPSKSPPTGDVEEVEPYASYVQRVNSIYCSSADLFT, from the exons ATGAAGGATATGATGATCTGTGCCGCGATCATCTTCTCGTTGTCTGAAGCATGGAGCCAGGATCCAG CTCTCTCAGGAACTAATCAAAGTATCTCTGTGAACTCCAGCACTTCTTCTCCTGAAGGTTTTG ttgTCAGAAATTTAGCCTTCAACCTGGGGAGTGAAGTTAACCTGGATTGCAGCAATAAGACATGGAACGAGATGATGTTTGTTACCTGGactataaaattaaaaaacaaagagtGTAGGATAGGGTATAGTAATGAAGGCCTAAGCGATGACCTCTGCAATGATGGAAAGTCACTACGAAACACAACCAGTGCTAAGTCATACCTGCACATCCCAAACTTTTCCAATAACGACGTGGGGGTCTACAAGTGTGAGTCAGTTTACACAGGAGGAAACGACAATTATCTCATCCATGTGAACATCACAG TTGGTCCCAGTAGCCTGTCAGCCTGGTTTGAGTTTAAGGACAACAAGATGGTGGCAGTGTGCAAAGCTGAAGGAGGAAAACCTGCTGCCAGCATCAGCTGGAGTCAACCAGGAAACTCATCGTCTGTGGAAACTGCCAGCTCACATGGATTTTTTACAGTAGAAAGTCGCCTGGAGCTGCTCGAGGGAATGGATAAAGAAAACCTGAGCTGTGCCATCAGGCACCCGTACTGGAAAGGGTTAAGGATTTTGACACCAATAAACCTGTTAAAAAAAG GTTACATTCCTTGGCTGTGCATCCTTATTGTTGCTGTAATCATGCTTTTGGCAggatttttattatttgcaCATAAGAAACTCAAAACACTGAG GCGATGCCAGCAGACGGAAACTTCACCATCTAAATCTCCACCG ACAGGAGATGTGGAGGAAGTGGAGCCTTACGCCAGCTATGTTCAACGTGTGAACTCCATCTATTGCTCATCTGCAGATTTGTTCACATAA
- the si:ch211-214p13.9 gene encoding cell surface glycoprotein CD200 receptor 1-A isoform X3 — MKDMMICAAIIFSLSEAWSQDPVVRNLAFNLGSEVNLDCSNKTWNEMMFVTWTIKLKNKECRIGYSNEGLSDDLCNDGKSLRNTTSAKSYLHIPNFSNNDVGVYKCESVYTGGNDNYLIHVNITVGPSSLSAWFEFKDNKMVAVCKAEGGKPAASISWSQPGNSSSVETASSHGFFTVESRLELLEGMDKENLSCAIRHPYWKGLRILTPINLLKKGYIPWLCILIVAVIMLLAGFLLFAHKKLKTLRRCQQTETSPSKSPPTGDVEEVEPYASYVQRVNSIYCSSADLFT; from the exons ATGAAGGATATGATGATCTGTGCCGCGATCATCTTCTCGTTGTCTGAAGCATGGAGCCAGGATCCAG ttgTCAGAAATTTAGCCTTCAACCTGGGGAGTGAAGTTAACCTGGATTGCAGCAATAAGACATGGAACGAGATGATGTTTGTTACCTGGactataaaattaaaaaacaaagagtGTAGGATAGGGTATAGTAATGAAGGCCTAAGCGATGACCTCTGCAATGATGGAAAGTCACTACGAAACACAACCAGTGCTAAGTCATACCTGCACATCCCAAACTTTTCCAATAACGACGTGGGGGTCTACAAGTGTGAGTCAGTTTACACAGGAGGAAACGACAATTATCTCATCCATGTGAACATCACAG TTGGTCCCAGTAGCCTGTCAGCCTGGTTTGAGTTTAAGGACAACAAGATGGTGGCAGTGTGCAAAGCTGAAGGAGGAAAACCTGCTGCCAGCATCAGCTGGAGTCAACCAGGAAACTCATCGTCTGTGGAAACTGCCAGCTCACATGGATTTTTTACAGTAGAAAGTCGCCTGGAGCTGCTCGAGGGAATGGATAAAGAAAACCTGAGCTGTGCCATCAGGCACCCGTACTGGAAAGGGTTAAGGATTTTGACACCAATAAACCTGTTAAAAAAAG GTTACATTCCTTGGCTGTGCATCCTTATTGTTGCTGTAATCATGCTTTTGGCAggatttttattatttgcaCATAAGAAACTCAAAACACTGAG GCGATGCCAGCAGACGGAAACTTCACCATCTAAATCTCCACCG ACAGGAGATGTGGAGGAAGTGGAGCCTTACGCCAGCTATGTTCAACGTGTGAACTCCATCTATTGCTCATCTGCAGATTTGTTCACATAA
- the si:ch211-214p13.9 gene encoding cell surface glycoprotein CD200 receptor 1 isoform X2 translates to MKDMMICAAIIFSLSEAWSQDPALSGTNQSISVNSSTSSPEVVRNLAFNLGSEVNLDCSNKTWNEMMFVTWTIKLKNKECRIGYSNEGLSDDLCNDGKSLRNTTSAKSYLHIPNFSNNDVGVYKCESVYTGGNDNYLIHVNITVGPSSLSAWFEFKDNKMVAVCKAEGGKPAASISWSQPGNSSSVETASSHGFFTVESRLELLEGMDKENLSCAIRHPYWKGLRILTPINLLKKGYIPWLCILIVAVIMLLAGFLLFAHKKLKTLRRCQQTETSPSKSPPTGDVEEVEPYASYVQRVNSIYCSSADLFT, encoded by the exons ATGAAGGATATGATGATCTGTGCCGCGATCATCTTCTCGTTGTCTGAAGCATGGAGCCAGGATCCAG CTCTCTCAGGAACTAATCAAAGTATCTCTGTGAACTCCAGCACTTCTTCTCCTGAAG ttgTCAGAAATTTAGCCTTCAACCTGGGGAGTGAAGTTAACCTGGATTGCAGCAATAAGACATGGAACGAGATGATGTTTGTTACCTGGactataaaattaaaaaacaaagagtGTAGGATAGGGTATAGTAATGAAGGCCTAAGCGATGACCTCTGCAATGATGGAAAGTCACTACGAAACACAACCAGTGCTAAGTCATACCTGCACATCCCAAACTTTTCCAATAACGACGTGGGGGTCTACAAGTGTGAGTCAGTTTACACAGGAGGAAACGACAATTATCTCATCCATGTGAACATCACAG TTGGTCCCAGTAGCCTGTCAGCCTGGTTTGAGTTTAAGGACAACAAGATGGTGGCAGTGTGCAAAGCTGAAGGAGGAAAACCTGCTGCCAGCATCAGCTGGAGTCAACCAGGAAACTCATCGTCTGTGGAAACTGCCAGCTCACATGGATTTTTTACAGTAGAAAGTCGCCTGGAGCTGCTCGAGGGAATGGATAAAGAAAACCTGAGCTGTGCCATCAGGCACCCGTACTGGAAAGGGTTAAGGATTTTGACACCAATAAACCTGTTAAAAAAAG GTTACATTCCTTGGCTGTGCATCCTTATTGTTGCTGTAATCATGCTTTTGGCAggatttttattatttgcaCATAAGAAACTCAAAACACTGAG GCGATGCCAGCAGACGGAAACTTCACCATCTAAATCTCCACCG ACAGGAGATGTGGAGGAAGTGGAGCCTTACGCCAGCTATGTTCAACGTGTGAACTCCATCTATTGCTCATCTGCAGATTTGTTCACATAA
- the cfap91 gene encoding cilia- and flagella-associated protein 91 isoform X1, whose product MSGSVTRTIPKKNDTSKVVRRQRVYDHLYDPVYTVSSEADHARSTLKAYGSNDRIRRVPEFGSMFSNLFHHPRYTLQLDPTDPVPASIDRRWRGHTEQRREAMQQLAGVIPNAQSWLKREECYVTGADRWKYFKRPLIHFSQQVPPDVIFALPKEDFASAYGTNAEHQPTHFTVGVQTDYRESETQTDPYSPEYVVQPGTTPAELLQLAALTWGRGLPAGLAEVEMIERARAKRAWEATLPPLNDLSQLDKRRRIMEEMEVKEWAFREGEIEKLQKARLALLKDLLRQRDEAQKEVTNERLNQIYSKHQKDKETKLHKIHNDYSRSLRKLEAKRRNVEGKLEQLGIVRKYTDSQTYPPRSRRNTFTNRNTRNNELKSHYLDTYEGLLQLEAGLSASVKRWEKRPTPKVNIIKNVIKHPASREVELMKKYKALREEAKEQVSKKSSRFLVKKEKPVPRPVSPRVGEPPEGDEEIELAVIHLQKLLRGRSIQYEMFKGKENHLDLIQELRTVHALQREEQELQKADKGLVMTLKNERDKHRHKTAQEEASQARVVGAELEHLFDALSKELIHLQEERRIHAFTLLAERDRRLREAEESGRRQVEERRRREEDEIFRQVVQVHQETVDLYLEDIILETLEQTADQQAREEIHRRAKEVNDIAYAMEESRSNLQSEEIVSELVYSFLIPEVQKITVRQRVLQRQHRHLQAARSIIHGTAEHSEILPSTLEAPQLTCPSERASNRVLEMISQVEQEKGKETEQHHIQTE is encoded by the exons ATGAGTGGATCTGTGACTCGCACAATTCCTAAGAAAAATGATACTAGTAAAGTTGTTAGGCGGCAACGGGTTTATGACCACTTGTACG ATCCAGTTTACACAGTGTCATCGGAGGCAGACCATGCCAGGTCCACCCTCAAGGCCTATGGGTCTAACGACCGAATC AGGAGAGTGCCTGAGTTTGGGTCTATGTTCAGTAACCTGTTCCACCACCCACGGTATACTCTTCAACTGGACCCTACAGACCCAGTACCGGCCTCTATTGATCGTCGCTGGCGAGGCCACACAGAACAGCGCAGAGAGGCAATGCAGCAGCTGGCTGG AGTTATTCCAAATGCTCAGTCATGGCTGAAAAGGGAGGAGTGCTATGTGACCGGAGCTGATCGCTGGAAATACTTTAAACG TCCTCTGATTCATTTTTCACAGCAGGTTCCCCCAGATGTGATTTTTGCATTGCCTAA AGAAGACTTTGCATCAGCTTATGGAACGAATGCTGAGCATCAGCCCACACACTTCACTGTGGGGGTCCAGACAGATtacagggaaagtgaaacacagacagacccGTACAGCCCTGAGTATGTGGTACAACCTGGGACAACTCCCGCAGAGCTCCTGCAACTGGCAGCTTTGACTTGGG GTCGTGGTCTACCTGCAGGCCTGGCAGAAGTGGAAATGATAGAGCGGGCACGTGCCAAACGAGCTTGGGAGGCCACCCTTCCTCCACTGAATGACCTTAGTCAGCTGGACAAAAGGAGACGTATAATGGAGGAGATGGAGGTCAAAGAGTGGGCTTTCAGAGAGGGAGAAATCGAGAA GTTGCAAAAGGCCCGTCTTGCTTTACTAAAGGACCTCTTGAGGCAGAGAGATGAGGCCCAGAAAGAAGTCACAAACGAGAGACTGAACCAGATATATTCTAAGCACCAAAAGGACAAAGAGACCAAGCTGCACAAGATTCACAATGACTACAGCAGGT CACTGAGAAAACTGGAAGCTAAGAGGAGAAATGTGGAGGGGAAGCTAGAGCAACTTGGCATTGTCAGGAAATATACAGATTCTCAGACATATCCCCCTCGGAGCCGCAGGAATACATTCACCAACAGGAACACCCGCAATAATGAGTTGAAAAGCCACTACCTAGACACATATGAAG GTTTGCTACAGCTAGAGGCAGGGCTCTCTGCCTCAGTCAAGCGATGGGAGAAAAGACCTACACCTAAAGTCAACATCATCAAGAATGTGATCAAGCACCCTGCAAGCAGAGAGGTAGAACTGATGAAGAAATACAAG GCCCTGAGAGAGGAGGCGAAGGAGCAAGTTTCCAAGAAGTCTTCACGTTTTCTTGTCAAGAAGGAGAAGCCTGTTCCTCGTCCTGTCTCTCCCAGAGTGGGGGAGCCTCCAGAG GGGGATGAGGAGATAGAGCTCGCAGTCATCCACTTGCAGAAACTACTGAGAGGAAGGAGTATCCAGTACGag ATGTTTAAGGGGAAGGAGAACCATCTGGATCTTATTCAGGAACTAAGGACCGTCCACGCCCTGCAGAGGGAGGAGCAAGAGCTACAGAAAGCTGACAAAGGGCTCGTAATGACCCTTAAAAATGAGAGAGACAAACATAGACACAAG ACCGCTCAAGAGGAGGCGTCTCAGGCCAGAGTGGTCGGTGCAGAGCTTGAACACCTGTTTGACGCCTTGTCCAAGGAGCTGATTCATCTCCAGGAAGAGCGCAGGATCCATGCCTTTACACTATTGGCTGAGAGAGACCGTCGCCTACGAGAGGCagaggagagtgggaggagaCAGGTGGAGGAGCGCAGACGCAGAGAAGAAGATGAGATCTTCAGACAA GTGGTACAGGTACACCAGGAAACTGTGGATTTGTATTTGGAGGACATCATCCTAGAGACCTTGGAGCAGACCGCTGACCAGCAGGCCAGAGAGGAGATCCACAGGAGGGCGAAGGAGGTCAATGACATTGCTTATGCCATGGAGGAAAG ccGGAGCAATCTTCAGTCGGAGGAGATTGTGTCAGAGTTGGTGTACAGTTTCCTTATCCCAGAGGTCCAGAAGATCACTGTCAGACAAAGAG TGCTCCAGAGGCAGCATAGACACTTGCAGGCAGCTCGGAGCATCATTCACGGAACTGCAGAACATTCTGAGATACTTCCTAGTACTTTGGAGGCCCCACAGTTGACCTGTCCCTCTGAAAGAGCCTCCAACCGAGTCCTCGAGATGATTAGCCAAGTGGAGCAGGAGAAGGGGAAGGAAACAGAGCAGCACCACATTCAAACTGAGTAA
- the cfap91 gene encoding cilia- and flagella-associated protein 91 isoform X2, with protein MFSNLFHHPRYTLQLDPTDPVPASIDRRWRGHTEQRREAMQQLAGVIPNAQSWLKREECYVTGADRWKYFKRPLIHFSQQVPPDVIFALPKEDFASAYGTNAEHQPTHFTVGVQTDYRESETQTDPYSPEYVVQPGTTPAELLQLAALTWGRGLPAGLAEVEMIERARAKRAWEATLPPLNDLSQLDKRRRIMEEMEVKEWAFREGEIEKLQKARLALLKDLLRQRDEAQKEVTNERLNQIYSKHQKDKETKLHKIHNDYSRSLRKLEAKRRNVEGKLEQLGIVRKYTDSQTYPPRSRRNTFTNRNTRNNELKSHYLDTYEGLLQLEAGLSASVKRWEKRPTPKVNIIKNVIKHPASREVELMKKYKALREEAKEQVSKKSSRFLVKKEKPVPRPVSPRVGEPPEGDEEIELAVIHLQKLLRGRSIQYEMFKGKENHLDLIQELRTVHALQREEQELQKADKGLVMTLKNERDKHRHKTAQEEASQARVVGAELEHLFDALSKELIHLQEERRIHAFTLLAERDRRLREAEESGRRQVEERRRREEDEIFRQVVQVHQETVDLYLEDIILETLEQTADQQAREEIHRRAKEVNDIAYAMEESRSNLQSEEIVSELVYSFLIPEVQKITVRQRVLQRQHRHLQAARSIIHGTAEHSEILPSTLEAPQLTCPSERASNRVLEMISQVEQEKGKETEQHHIQTE; from the exons ATGTTCAGTAACCTGTTCCACCACCCACGGTATACTCTTCAACTGGACCCTACAGACCCAGTACCGGCCTCTATTGATCGTCGCTGGCGAGGCCACACAGAACAGCGCAGAGAGGCAATGCAGCAGCTGGCTGG AGTTATTCCAAATGCTCAGTCATGGCTGAAAAGGGAGGAGTGCTATGTGACCGGAGCTGATCGCTGGAAATACTTTAAACG TCCTCTGATTCATTTTTCACAGCAGGTTCCCCCAGATGTGATTTTTGCATTGCCTAA AGAAGACTTTGCATCAGCTTATGGAACGAATGCTGAGCATCAGCCCACACACTTCACTGTGGGGGTCCAGACAGATtacagggaaagtgaaacacagacagacccGTACAGCCCTGAGTATGTGGTACAACCTGGGACAACTCCCGCAGAGCTCCTGCAACTGGCAGCTTTGACTTGGG GTCGTGGTCTACCTGCAGGCCTGGCAGAAGTGGAAATGATAGAGCGGGCACGTGCCAAACGAGCTTGGGAGGCCACCCTTCCTCCACTGAATGACCTTAGTCAGCTGGACAAAAGGAGACGTATAATGGAGGAGATGGAGGTCAAAGAGTGGGCTTTCAGAGAGGGAGAAATCGAGAA GTTGCAAAAGGCCCGTCTTGCTTTACTAAAGGACCTCTTGAGGCAGAGAGATGAGGCCCAGAAAGAAGTCACAAACGAGAGACTGAACCAGATATATTCTAAGCACCAAAAGGACAAAGAGACCAAGCTGCACAAGATTCACAATGACTACAGCAGGT CACTGAGAAAACTGGAAGCTAAGAGGAGAAATGTGGAGGGGAAGCTAGAGCAACTTGGCATTGTCAGGAAATATACAGATTCTCAGACATATCCCCCTCGGAGCCGCAGGAATACATTCACCAACAGGAACACCCGCAATAATGAGTTGAAAAGCCACTACCTAGACACATATGAAG GTTTGCTACAGCTAGAGGCAGGGCTCTCTGCCTCAGTCAAGCGATGGGAGAAAAGACCTACACCTAAAGTCAACATCATCAAGAATGTGATCAAGCACCCTGCAAGCAGAGAGGTAGAACTGATGAAGAAATACAAG GCCCTGAGAGAGGAGGCGAAGGAGCAAGTTTCCAAGAAGTCTTCACGTTTTCTTGTCAAGAAGGAGAAGCCTGTTCCTCGTCCTGTCTCTCCCAGAGTGGGGGAGCCTCCAGAG GGGGATGAGGAGATAGAGCTCGCAGTCATCCACTTGCAGAAACTACTGAGAGGAAGGAGTATCCAGTACGag ATGTTTAAGGGGAAGGAGAACCATCTGGATCTTATTCAGGAACTAAGGACCGTCCACGCCCTGCAGAGGGAGGAGCAAGAGCTACAGAAAGCTGACAAAGGGCTCGTAATGACCCTTAAAAATGAGAGAGACAAACATAGACACAAG ACCGCTCAAGAGGAGGCGTCTCAGGCCAGAGTGGTCGGTGCAGAGCTTGAACACCTGTTTGACGCCTTGTCCAAGGAGCTGATTCATCTCCAGGAAGAGCGCAGGATCCATGCCTTTACACTATTGGCTGAGAGAGACCGTCGCCTACGAGAGGCagaggagagtgggaggagaCAGGTGGAGGAGCGCAGACGCAGAGAAGAAGATGAGATCTTCAGACAA GTGGTACAGGTACACCAGGAAACTGTGGATTTGTATTTGGAGGACATCATCCTAGAGACCTTGGAGCAGACCGCTGACCAGCAGGCCAGAGAGGAGATCCACAGGAGGGCGAAGGAGGTCAATGACATTGCTTATGCCATGGAGGAAAG ccGGAGCAATCTTCAGTCGGAGGAGATTGTGTCAGAGTTGGTGTACAGTTTCCTTATCCCAGAGGTCCAGAAGATCACTGTCAGACAAAGAG TGCTCCAGAGGCAGCATAGACACTTGCAGGCAGCTCGGAGCATCATTCACGGAACTGCAGAACATTCTGAGATACTTCCTAGTACTTTGGAGGCCCCACAGTTGACCTGTCCCTCTGAAAGAGCCTCCAACCGAGTCCTCGAGATGATTAGCCAAGTGGAGCAGGAGAAGGGGAAGGAAACAGAGCAGCACCACATTCAAACTGAGTAA